A part of Paraburkholderia largidicola genomic DNA contains:
- a CDS encoding NAD(P)/FAD-dependent oxidoreductase: MLRLSEVKLPLDHPESDLEAAIRARLADLGVPADGLIRYTVFRRAHDARKRSDIKLTYIVDVEVKDEAAALKRMAGKPHCGPTPDMAYHFVAKAPEHTDSLRPVVIGMGPCGLFAGLILAQMGFRPIILERGKAVRERTKDTFGLWRKSVLNPESNVQFGEGGAGTFSDGKLYSQIKDPNHYGRKVLEEFVKAGAPDDILYLSRPHIGTFRLVSMVEKMRANIEELGGEVRFETRVEDIEIDQGKVRALKLSNGETLRCDHVVLAVGHSARDTFQMLHDRGVYMEAKPFSLGFRIEHPQGVIDRSRFGKFAGHKQLGAADYKVVHHCSNGRAVYSFCMCPGGTVVAATSEPGRVVTNGMSQYSRAERNANAGIVVGITPEDYPGGPLAGIAFQRKWEERAFELGGGDYHAPGQLVGDFIAGRPSTSLGAVVPSYKPGVRPTDLSTALPDYVIEAIREALPQMDRKIAGFAMHDAVLTGVETRTSSPLRIRRKDDFQSMNVEGLYPAGEGAGYAGGIYSAAIDGIEVAQALALNLTSAHTP; this comes from the coding sequence ATGCTACGTCTAAGCGAAGTCAAACTCCCGCTCGACCATCCCGAGAGCGATCTCGAAGCCGCGATTCGCGCGCGCCTCGCGGATCTCGGCGTGCCGGCAGACGGGCTCATCCGTTACACCGTGTTCCGCCGTGCGCACGACGCACGCAAGCGCTCAGACATCAAGCTGACCTATATCGTCGATGTCGAAGTCAAGGACGAGGCGGCCGCGCTCAAGCGGATGGCCGGCAAGCCGCATTGTGGACCGACGCCGGACATGGCTTACCACTTCGTCGCGAAGGCTCCCGAGCACACTGATTCGTTGCGCCCGGTCGTCATCGGCATGGGGCCGTGCGGCCTGTTCGCAGGACTTATTCTCGCGCAGATGGGGTTCCGTCCGATCATCCTCGAACGCGGCAAAGCCGTACGCGAGCGCACCAAGGACACCTTTGGCCTGTGGCGCAAGTCCGTGCTGAATCCGGAATCCAATGTGCAGTTCGGCGAGGGCGGCGCTGGAACGTTTTCCGACGGCAAGCTATATAGCCAGATCAAGGATCCGAACCACTATGGTCGCAAGGTGCTGGAGGAATTCGTCAAGGCGGGCGCGCCGGATGACATCCTGTATCTGAGCCGGCCGCACATCGGCACGTTCCGCCTCGTCAGCATGGTGGAAAAAATGCGCGCCAACATCGAGGAACTGGGGGGCGAAGTGCGCTTCGAAACCAGGGTCGAGGACATCGAAATCGATCAGGGCAAGGTGCGCGCGCTCAAGCTGTCGAATGGCGAAACGTTGCGGTGCGATCACGTGGTGCTGGCCGTGGGCCACAGCGCACGCGACACCTTCCAGATGCTGCACGATCGCGGCGTGTATATGGAAGCCAAGCCTTTTTCACTGGGCTTTCGCATCGAGCATCCGCAGGGGGTGATCGATCGCAGCCGCTTCGGCAAGTTTGCGGGTCACAAGCAACTCGGCGCGGCCGACTACAAGGTGGTCCATCACTGCAGTAATGGACGGGCCGTCTACAGCTTTTGCATGTGCCCTGGCGGCACGGTGGTCGCGGCCACCTCCGAGCCGGGCCGCGTGGTCACCAACGGCATGAGCCAGTATTCCCGGGCCGAGCGCAACGCGAATGCGGGCATCGTCGTCGGCATCACGCCGGAAGACTATCCGGGCGGTCCGCTGGCCGGCATCGCGTTCCAGCGCAAATGGGAAGAGCGCGCGTTCGAACTCGGCGGCGGCGATTACCACGCGCCGGGTCAACTGGTCGGAGATTTCATCGCTGGCCGGCCGTCGACGTCGCTTGGCGCCGTGGTGCCGTCGTACAAGCCGGGCGTGCGCCCCACGGATCTCAGCACTGCGCTGCCCGACTACGTGATCGAAGCCATCCGTGAAGCACTCCCGCAGATGGACAGGAAGATCGCAGGTTTCGCGATGCACGATGCCGTGCTCACCGGCGTGGAGACGCGCACGTCGTCACCGCTGCGGATTCGACGCAAAGACGATTTCCAGAGCATGAACGTCGAAGGTTTGTATCCGGCCGGCGAAGGCGCGGGGTATGCGGGCGGTATCTATTCGGCGGCCATCGACGGCATCGAAGTGGCGCAAGCATTGGCACTCAATCTGACGTCGGCGCACACGCCCTGA